Below is a window of Pseudomonadota bacterium DNA.
ATCGTGGCGTTCGTTGGTTATCGTTTTTATGCTAAGTACATAGATACGAAGATTATCAAGTCTGACCCGAAGAGGGTTACTCCAGCCAAGATGTACATGGATGGAGTAGATTTCATGCCAACCAGCAAAAATATCCTTTTTGGATACCAGTTCAAGTCAATAGCAGGGGCAGCTCCGATTATCGGCCCTATTATTGCGATTCAGTGGGGATGGCTCCCTGCA
It encodes the following:
- a CDS encoding carbon starvation protein A translates to MNSVVVLILGFIVAFVGYRFYAKYIDTKIIKSDPKRVTPAKMYMDGVDFMPTSKNILFGYQFKSIAGAAPIIGPIIAIQWGWLPA